One segment of Lutra lutra chromosome 12, mLutLut1.2, whole genome shotgun sequence DNA contains the following:
- the LOC125082403 gene encoding collagen alpha-1(I) chain-like, whose translation MPRAVPGEERRVGDDLWPRSPGLERSAEGGPAAGLLSPGAGRAAARSPGRRRGDAPRAGVASPAGSPAGAALLVRCCGRPARGSAVCGGGGLPPRAGPLPAARGVPSGVRRGAEPAVTQRRQPDEGGVGKRVRERAAGGARGCGRASPPGVRPEARRAERKGDPDRRLFLEKTSDDRTRAGPAGCEGGRARRPRRGEAAEGATSTAALDPGDRPRRRGDRRDRRRRPGATKRLADSNAPGVRAPRTLRVVSAAPSPERGPVSPEAPLQPLRECVLLSPVIRGAAASAWDDGDFPGTRTVGPWAGSESDANTAWIPTLGEQQRGCRFAGRGRRLSPGLDAGATSCSLPVRIV comes from the exons ATGCCGCGCGCAGTCCCGG GAGAGGAGCGGCGGGTCGGTGATGACCTCTGGCCCCGGAGCCCGGGGCTGGAGCGCTCCGCGGAGGGGGGGCCGGCCGCCGGGCTCCTGAGTCCCGGAGCGGGGCGTGCCGCCGCCCGCAGTCCCGGAAGGCGGCGCGGGGACGCCCCGCGAGCAGGAGTGGCGAGTCCGGCCGGGAGCCCGGCCGGGGCGGCTCTCCTCGTCCGCTGCTGCGGGCGCCCGGCGCGGGGCTCCGCGGTGTGCGGGGGCGGCGGCCTCCCACCGCGGGCGggtcccctccccgccgcccgcgGAGTTCCGTCCGGGGTCCGCCGCGGAGCCGAGCCGGCCGTCACGCAGCGCCGGCAGCCGGACGAGGGGGGAGTCGGGAAACGGGTCCGCGAGCGCGCGGCGGGCGGGGCGCGCGGGTGTGGACGAGCCTCGCCGCCGGGAGTCCGGCCGGAAGCGCGGCGCGCGGAGCGGAAGGGCGACCCGGACCGGAGGCTGTTTCTGGAAAAGACCAGCGACGACCGGACCCGAGCCGGCCCGGCCGGGTGCGAAGGCGGGAGAGCCCGGCGGCCTCGGCGAGGAGAAGCCGCGGAGGGCGCGACGAGCACCGCCGCGCTGGACCCGGGAGACCGTCCCCGGAGACGCGGAGACAGACGCGACCGCCGTCGCCGTCCGGGCGCCACGAAACGGCTCGCGGACTCCAACGCGCCCGGAGTTCGGGCGCCGCGGACGCTCCGCGTCGTCTCCGCAGCCCCGAGTCCTGAGCGCGGCCCGGTGTCCCCGGAAGCACCTCTGCAGCCCCTTAGGGAGTGCGTCCTGCTGTCCCCGGTCATCCGAGGAGCAGCGGCGTCTGCCTGGGACGACGGTGACTTTCCTGGGACGCGTACAGTAGGGCCTTGGGCTGGAAGCGAATCTGACGCGAACACGGCTTGGATCCCGACCCTTGGAGAACAGCAGCGCGGGTGCCGATTTGCCGGGAGGGGCCGCAGGCTCTCCCCGGGCCTAGACGCGGGGGCCACGTCGTGTTCCCTGCCTGTGAGAATTGTCTAG